From the genome of Fusobacterium varium, one region includes:
- the nqo2 gene encoding NADH-quinone oxidoreductase subunit 2: MICKDNIGFKELKSYISTFEDKKSALIIVLHKAQEIFGYIPAEVQEFIAEELEIPVAKVYGVVSFYNFFSMEPKGKYQISVCTGTACYVRGAGKVLENLEKELNIGVGGVTKDGLFSLDCLRCVGACGLAPVVIVGKEVHGKVKPTDIKN; this comes from the coding sequence ATGATATGTAAAGATAATATTGGGTTTAAAGAACTAAAAAGTTATATATCAACATTTGAGGACAAAAAAAGTGCTCTTATTATAGTTTTACACAAAGCCCAAGAAATTTTTGGATATATTCCAGCAGAAGTTCAAGAATTTATAGCAGAAGAATTAGAAATACCAGTAGCAAAAGTATATGGAGTAGTAAGTTTCTATAACTTCTTCTCTATGGAACCAAAAGGAAAATATCAAATATCTGTATGCACAGGGACAGCATGCTATGTTAGAGGAGCAGGAAAAGTTCTGGAAAATCTTGAAAAAGAACTCAACATAGGAGTGGGAGGAGTTACTAAAGATGGACTTTTTTCTCTTGATTGTTTAAGATGTGTAGGGGCATGTGGATTGGCTCCAGTAGTTATTGTTGGTAAAGAAGTTCATGGAAAAGTAAAACCAACTGATATAAAAAATTAA